A stretch of DNA from Telopea speciosissima isolate NSW1024214 ecotype Mountain lineage chromosome 5, Tspe_v1, whole genome shotgun sequence:
GACTTGGAACAGCATAGCCAATACTCTCCTCATCCTTAaaaagttttgttttttggaaatTAGGAAATGGTTTGAATACctttttttgggatgatccttggATACCGGGAATCTAGAATTCGTCTCTACCACCTTCCCTTAATTTGAATCACTGACAGAATAAGATAAGCTTCTTTTGCACTGGCAACAGATGGAATTTCTCGCTACTTTCCTCTATATTCCTACTTGTTTCATCCACAAAATTAATTGTATTAATCTTTCTTGGTGGTGTAATCTTTCCAAAGATGGTACTTTTTCTACTCGTATTGCCTCTAATTTCCTAACTCTTAACAAGAAACTTAATCTCTCACATTCTAACATGGGCActtggtggaaattcttttaGAAACTCACTCTTCGTTGGCGTGTTTTACATGCAAGAATTCCAACAAGAGGATTTCTATCAAAATGGATCGACATCGAATTTGACTGTCTACTATGTGGATATTCGAAGGAATCAAtatggaatatttttttatcttgtaGTTGGGCCAAACATTTATTTGGGTCGTAGGCCCGCTAGGGTTGAGAATGGAAGCCATTTCTTTTCCGTCCTAGGAAATTTTTTGTCTACATTTTTGTTCTAACTGTCAATTAGATTTAAATTCTtggaagtgttttttttttgggtctttaTTATTACTTACTATTTCATATGGGATGTGTTAGAAATAAAATGTAGTTATCTCTCAAAACTAAGCCGGATCCCATGAAAAATATTTCTCTCATAAACAGGTGGCTAGCGTATCaaaatccagatcctctactgcccgGTAGGACGGTGCTGaacgcaaagaccgccttacccccactcggacaAGGCGTTTGGGAAgaggtaaggcggacattgcacgcagcaccgtgtctggACAGCACGATCCTGTCgggcagctcagcagtagaggatccaaattgagcATATCAAAATATTCATCCCCCACACGTTACAAACGAACCTGGGATATCCCCTTTATGTCACTTTAATCATCCTCTTTCTATCAAAGATTTATATCTACCTGTTCTTGATTATACGgttttaatttgtgcaggaACATATCAACCGGGGATAGACTCATCCGCTTGGGCTTTTTGTCTTCTTGTCCAGGGTTGTTTGTATTTGGCTACTGAAGGTTTTATGACTGTCTACAATATTTTGGAGCGAGAGATGAGGTCTATTGTTGCTGGCCTAAGGGAAGTATCTAAGTCAGGGTTCAAAGTAAAGGAAGTGTGGATCTCCAACATACAAGTActtcaacttctttttttttttattataaaaaaacacaaatgtGTTCAACCCTTtaactttctctcttctctaacATTTTTCCCCCATTAGTAGGGTATGGGGATTCCATTCCATTACTGCTTTGCCACGTGTAAATTCCTCTCGATAATTAAGAAAATGTTGTAATtagcaacaaaagaaaaagttaaaTCTCATAAAAGGAAACGAAATAATACTTTATTAGCAACATTAATCACATGCATGAATCATGATAGATAATCAAAATTCAACCACCAAACCTAAACGTGGTACACCCCTTGAATGCCAAAAAAATCCTTAAGCGATTAGGGCAGGCAGCAGAAAGAACTTCCATCCCACGATTGGTGACAGCTGGGCAGTCGATGATGAAGAGAAACCTTAGTGCAATGCATGTAGTAGCAATGCATGAAATCTCAGCATCACCGATCTTGTCACTCCCCCTGAGTACCAAGTAATTGAGATTCTGGCAATTGGCACCGAGCAGCCTCAAACTCAAACAAGTAAGATTGATACCAAAAAGAGCCAACTCCTCAAGGTTAGGGCACCCTTTGGCAATGGCAATAAGGCTCTCGTCATCTAtcttattgttattattacttCCATGGATGCAGAGTTTGCTTAGGAGCTTGCAGTTGTTAGCGATGGACACAATCCCCGCATTCTTGAATTTGGAAGAGCCAACAAGGAGGTCCAAGAACTTTAGATTCGAACAATTAGAGATAGCAGCGAGGCCCACATCCGTGCAGTTGCTATTGCCAACAAGGCGCAAGCGCTCTAGATTCGAGCAATTAGAGATAGCAGCAAGGCCGACATCGCTAATTCTAAAATACATCAAACGGACCTCAACCAGTCCAGTACTGGTTCGTTCCACTATGTCTGTGAGTAGATTATCCCAATCCCCAGTGCAGTCCGCCAAGATCTCCAAGCTCCTGAGATTACTAGACCTGACAGGCACGGCAGCAGAAGCAGCAGGATCAACATTATACTGGCCACTAAGACTCATGACTTGGAGAGAGGAACAGTGATCGAGCACAGCGTTTATGCCTTTGGAACTAAATTTGCACGAATGACAAGAAAGCTTCTTCAATCTCTTACAGTTGACGGCGACAGCCATCATGCCTGCATCGATCAAGTCGTGACATTTATCGATCTTGAGACTAGTTAGGTTATGGCAgtggagagagaggaggacAAGAGCGTCGTCGACGAATCGGTGATCAGTACCTTTAAGGGTGAGTTGGGTGACTGCATCAAAGCGAATAAAGAGAGAAGGGATGACGGGGAGGAGATCGGATTCGGCCCTGAGGTTGAGGTGATGTTGATTCTGACCCTCGACAAGGAGCCAACGGCGGCAAACTAGAGAGCAGTTTCCGCGGTCAAGGGAGCCCAGGAAGTCGAAGATGTAGGCCAGGCATTCATCCGGGAGGAGATCGAGATTGGCATGGGCATCATCGCCGCCAGGCATCTTAGTGATCAGGGATGTGGAATGCAATGGGGTTGCTGTCACAGCGGTCAAATCCGAGATCAAAGTAGCGGTGATCCTCCTAATAATCCTTcttctaccaaaacaaaaaaattaaaaaataaaaaatacctaAATCTCAGTAGCACCGGGACTTTAGTCTAATCTTTAATTTAAGATTTTgtaattcttctttctttatgtGGGAGAGGTCAGCAACTCATCCATCGATCTCCTTCTATGGTGTTAAatgagtccggatcctctcctgAATACGATTCCTCTTCAATAACCTTCTTCTAGTGATTCACGGACACTTAATACcatctcctttatttatttattttttcctattcttCTATTCAAATTAATACCATAGAAGGGGATGGAGGACCATGCCTGACACTTAATCCcatctcctttatttatttatttttcctattcTTCAATTCAAATTAATACCATAGAAGGGGATGGAGGACCATGCCTGACACTTAATCCCATCtccttggtcacatggtctctacacaagcatcaGGGCCAAtggagtaagggtgtcaatttgggaccgaaACCAGGAACTGTCCTAATACCGTCCCGTTAAAATTCGGTACTGGACCGTCCCAatagtaaatgggacggtactggtatctaattttggtaccgaatgataaatgggacgaGACGATTTTGGGATGGAATTCCCAACGGTACCaataccgaaataccaattaggtaccggatggtaccgaaactactagtaccgtttaaaaagaaagagtatataagaaccttttttaaaaaaaaagaaagaaatagagggtataagaattacgactcattagTGTTTCaataattgccttttgaatatgaagaggaacaacaggtcaacagtcgtagcttgaagtctctcctcacatAACCTGCTATAGTGCTACTCCCTCTTCCCTCGATCAAAtacatctaccaggttcttcctttttgcactttGTACTTTGTACCATACTTCCATGTGACACATGcaataaatagagttttgtttgggaaaatcaaagaggaaatacaacaggattcttccattttgtaggacttctctatatttaaaaaaatgagaaacttattacatgtgatcttagggagtttgaagaagtaaaactatgatttcataactTAAGTTGCTTTTTAAaaagcagtagacaacttagatttcatgatagtgaaaaaattctacaacactaataaacccgccttattagaaacaattaaacttctctttttttttatagtgcctagaaccgtttaagaaccggtaccgtcccgtcccactAGTAATTGGAACtaggatctaggtttggtcccgttaactaaatgggacggtattgggattggcacttttgataccggtaccggtaccgtcGCGTCCCAAATActgggaaccgtcccaattgacacccttacaatGGAGGACCATGCTTGACAGCCTGAGTATCTACATagggggcagaggcgtcattTCATAGTGTCCTGTGAtagggtgtaggaaacaccaccaagtagagatccttttccctaaggatgtcaaaatggaaccgaaaCAATTGTCGAAACCGGAATTGACCGTTTACAATCGAACTGAAACCGTACCGTATAAAAACTACGTGATTCTAATTTCATAGGTTCTACTATCGGTTCGGTTCAATTCAAAACCGAAAAATCGTTGGTTAACCGGATAGAAAACCAAGATTAGgaatattcttatttgtttaagaATGGGCTGAGCATTCTAAAATTTTAAGACTCTTTACTTAGATCTTTTGAATTTCAATTTGAATGTCAAATTCATGAAGGGACGGAAGGTTTTAGTACGAGCATGTCTTAATGGACTTTTCTTAATGAATTGATTGGGATATAGATTGGTGATGTCCATAGTTGGTTTCTCTTGCGGCACTTTGCGGCCTTGAgtaatcaattaaaattatcattgcaacTAGCATGTCGAAGTGAACTTTGCCTAGAGTTAGATGTTTATGAAACAAAATAATTTCTCCCACTTAACAAGgatatggaaaataaaattaaagggtacCAAGATGAAACCGATAttacaaaccgcatgtaaaccgaATATAAACCGCTAAAATCATACCGCATATAAAACGATTCTGATTATGGATGATTCTTATCTGGTACAATTTTGATTTCTACGTTACAAAATGTGTATTGAACCGAAACCGCACTGTATAATCAAAACtgcaccgtttgacaccctgACTTTTCCCTAATCTTAATTACCTCTTTGAACTCAATCACTTTTTATGGATTCctaaaaagagaggaaaaataaaaatagaagaaaaaaaaagggaaacagaGTCAAGTCTATGTGAATTGATATGAAACATGGCACTAGGAGAAGGTTATTGGAGAGGAATTCTTTTCAATGTCATTAGAGAGTATCCAGACTCAGACTGGTTTTAAATCTTGCCAAGTcatcaaacaaaaaagggaagTTACCAAAAAATAGGAACTCCCAATTACCaaccctcttcctcttctttctcaacTTCTTTATCATTGACATGGTTATCagtactttaaaaaaaaaaaagcactatGGTTATCTCCTTCTCCAAGGGATTAAATTCTAGTTGACATGGTTGGACCCACCGAAATAGATCGGTTCAACCAAATAGAAACAGTAACTCTATCTGGTGACAAGGGTGGGATCGGTCTttaccaaaaatacaaaaaaaaaaaacaaaggtggGATCGGGTGTGATGTAGGACAAGGTTCCAAGGGAGAGAGGGTAGGAGAGGTGTGATTGAAAGAGGGATACGGAGGGTGATGATTCGCAGACGGGGTAGGGAAGGATAGAACAGAGTTGCAAGATTTAGAGGGAGCGTGGGACGGGGTTACAGGATTTGTAGGGTGGGTGGATCGGTCGGGCCTAGCCAGCCCTCACCATATTTTTGCCTTACACCGTCACCTCTCAAATATGTAGTCGGGCTTGCATATATATGACAGGCATGTTATGGTTTGTAGACGTTCCGTCGATGTTCTGGCTTAGTGAGGCTACCAATAATTGGGCTAAATGGGCCTTACATGTACTATTGAACCCATGAATTATATTCTACTTAAACCTTtgtaaaattatttattattttttgttgaattgCTGTTATTCATTTGTTTCAGTATGCTAGCTGACGAGAACTTATATTTGTTACCTTACATGAGAAACTTAAAAAATTCGAGAagcttaaaaaagaaatttttgagaCTGTTTGAAGGTAAACTataaattttggaaaatgtacATCATCTATGTCAAACCCGTGCCATCAGAATGAGAAACTAACAAACCACATCTCAATACCAAAAAGGTTAACTAGCTTTTGGAACAAGAGTTACTCCCCTGTAATCCCAAAGACAACTTGTGAGATTAGGGCAGCCAGCAGCAAGAGCTTTGATCCCACGTTTGGTGACACTTGGGCAGCGCAAAATCCAGAGAAACCTTAATGCAATGCATTTATGAGCAATGCATGAAATCTCAGCGTCACCGATCTTGTCACTGTAACACACTACTATGCGCTCGAGATTATGACAATTGGCACCGAGCAAGCCCAAACTCAAACAAGTAGGATTGACAAACTTGAGAACCAATTCCTCAAGGTTAGGGCACCCTTTGGCAATGGCAATAAGACCCTCGTCACCTATCCTATTCTTATTATTCCTTACTTGGATGTGGAGTTTCCTTAGGAGCTTGCAGTGGTGAGCGATAGACACAATCCCCGCATTGTTGAATGTGGAAGTGCCAACAAAAACCAAGATCAGACGGACCTCAACCAGTCCAGTGGCTCGTTCCATTATATCTTTGATGAGATTATCCCAATCCCCAGTGCAGCCTCCCAAGATCTCCAAGGTCCTGAGTTTCTTGGAGCCGATAATTAGGGAGGACGCAGCAGCAACAACACTTGGCCCCCCGCGACAGGCACGGCAGCAGCAGGATCAACATAAAGGCCACTAAGACTCATGACTTCGAGAGAGGGACAGTGATCGAGGACAGCGTTTATGCCCTTGATGCAGTTGACGGGTGGATCGGTCAACTGGCGACATTGACTGATCTTGAGGCAAGTGAGGTTAGGGCAGTGGAGAGAGATGAGGACAAGAGCGTTGACCATGGATCGTTGATCACCTTGGAGGTTGAGTTTAGTGACTGCATCAAAGCGAATAAAGAGAGAGGGGATGGCGTGGAGGAGATCGGATTCCGCCCAAAGGTAGAGGTGATGCCGATTCTGACCCTCGACGCGGAGCCAACAGCGGCAAACGATAGAGCAGCTTACGCGGTCAATGGAATCCAGGAACTTGAAGAAGATGTAGGCCAGGCATTCATCTGTGAGGAGATCGAGATAGGCATGGGCATCATCGTTGCCAGGCATCGGAGTGATCAGGAATGTGGATCTGCTCTTGATCGATGCGCGATGATGAGTGGGTTGTCGATGACGAGATTTGGATCGATGCCcggtgagagggcgtaggaaaaaACACCAATTAGAGATCTCTTTCCTCATATACATATACCTAAATCTCAGCAGCACTTGGGGGACGGAGACTACTCTAGTCTAATCTTTAGTTAttctatcttctttctttgtgtGAGCTAGAGAGCTCATCGATCGCCTTCTATGCTATATATTAGCCAAATCATCAAACtactaaaaaggaaagataCCGAAAAACACAGGAACTCCCCAATTACCTACcctattcctcttctttctctactTATTTATCATTCAAATCAACTGTGGCGTGCTTTCTCAAATCACAAAAACATCATGATTATGGgtgcaataaaaaataaaaaaaagaccaTCATGGTTATCTCCTTGGATCAAATTCTAGTAGAACCGGTCGGACCCACCGAAATAGACAGGTTCAACCAGAGAGTTAAGTAACTCTATCTAGCGACACCGTAACAAGGGTGGGATCgatattatcctctccaattcgtCATAGCTCGGCAATGCTACAGTGGTAATGTGGATGTTCGACATGTGGCAATTCAAACATCCAACGATCTGAATTtaacatagtcaatgagctcaGGCACCTGCAGAAAGCTTTTGCATCCCATAATCGGTGACAGGGCAGTCCATGATAATGAGATTCTTCAAGGCCAAGCATTCAGCAGCAGCAATGCATGAAATCTGAGCGTCACCAAACGTGTCACACCAATACAGTGCTAAGCGCTCTAGATTCTTGCAATTGGCAGCGATCATGCCCAAACTCAAACAAGTAGGATTGATTCCAATAAGAACCAACTCCTCAAGGTTTGGGCAACCTTTGGTAATGGCAATAAGGCCCTTCTCACCTATCCTATTGTTCTTCCCTCCATGGATGTGGAGTTCCGTATTCATTCCTAACTTTAGGACTCAAATCCTAACTTCTTTGGGATTCAAATCCCTCCAATACATAAATAAGACCTTCTCTTCGTCCCAAACACCAACTCTGTCAGAATACTAAACCCACACTGTTTCCTCCTCCAATTCTCATCCACACTCGACCACTCGGCCACTCGGCCATGGCTCTTCCACTACCGTCTCCCTTGCTATGCATCACTAGTCCGGTGAGGTTTTCGCCGTGAAGGAAGCTCTATATATCCTGCTCAGCTTCGTTGGGATTCAGTGTGGAGTTTTCCTTCCAGAGTCTCTTTTGTTCACTCTTCTACATGCAGTGGAAATAGAGGATTTACATCTTTAAGTCTCATCTCCAATTCAAAGCTTTAGATCATAATTAATTAGCCATGCTGCTAAAGTCAAGACTTTGAGAGCGACAGAGAGGATCATATTTGTATTTGGGTTATAAAagaattgaaattgaagaaactaAGTAAAAATTTCTTGATTCTATTGTGGTAAATTATATTCTACTTAGATCTTTGTTGGATTTTTTACTATCTTATGTTAGAATTGTTGTTGTTCATTTACCACTTTGCGAATGAGAACTTATCATATTTGTGACCTTACATGAGAAATTTACATAAGAAATTTTTGGATTGCTTCGAGGTCAAGTATAAATTGTGGAAAATATACATCATCTAAGCTATATGTTCTCAAGGCTAAGTGCATCAACTAGAGTTCTTGGGTTATGAACATGTCAGCTTAAGTGTTTTTAGACTCACTTACATTTTGGTTCCATGCTTCAATATATAATTAGGGCTGTAAACaaatcggattcggctcggatagtggtatgtccgcatccgcatccgattagctatcggacggattcaaatagtgctaaacggatacggatcggatattttatccgtttacatgtaaatatagcttttcggataactataACCTATCTgtatccacatccgtttagctttcggacagattcggataatgctaaacggatacggacacggatacagaaacggatttcggctattcatttacacccctatatATAATGTAATAAACATTGTTTAAGAGAGTTTGTAGAAGCTGTGTttcatgtttttattttctgttcatGTATTCCACCGTTGCCTTATTTAATTAGAATCTAGTTGAGTGATTTATCTTGATAGTTTAACATGTCAAATACACATTAGAGAGCTAAATTAACTATATTCAACCATCAATTGAATTGTCAACTTTAAAGAGAAAGTAAACATTTATCATCAGAGAAGAAATGAATTTGAAAGATGGTTGTAGACTTTTGAAGTCTACTCATCTTACAATGTGATTCAAATTTTGCAATACTTGGACCTTGGAAGGAATAAATTCTACTGAACATCTTTGGGCTTACATGTTTTAGCCTCTTCTCTTACCCATAGTAACTTGAAATTTGATACACCCATGGAGAAAGAATTACTACAGGGCTAGGAATTTACttaactttttcttttaatttttgttggggGGTGAGGCCATGAAGGTGGGAGTGGGTGGAGGTGGAAGGGACTGTAAATATAGAATGAGGGCGCGCACAACATAAGTAAAAGCTTAGATGAAACTAACAACTGTAGGTCCTCCTAAATGTTAAAGGTCTCTAAACACAGTAAAGCTAAGTAGGTAGAGCATACAAATTAATAGAATATTTATCTGAATGCGTCCGAATATAATtagatacaaatatgataatgccgCTGTCCAATCGAATTCGACCAATTTACATCCTTAATGTCTCGACCATCCAAAATGACTGCCAATGAAACCCGACATGCCTTCAACCAAACCGCACCCTTACAAGTTACTCCCCTGCAATGCATAACCTCCAAGTTAACCAGATTAGGGAATCCACGGGAAAGCGCTTCCATCCCATAATTGGTGACATGACAGACTATGATATAGAGATACTTCAATGCCATGCATTTAGCAGCAATACATGAAATCTCAGTGTCACCAAACGTGTCAATGAAACCCAGTGTTAAACGCTCGAGATTTTGGCAATTGGAAGCGAGGAGGCCCAAACTCAAACAAGTAGAATTGACACGGAACAGAAATAACACTTGAAGGTTAAGGCACTGTTTGGCAATGGCAATAAGGCCCTCATCACCTATCTTATTCCCTCCATCGATGTGGAGTTCCTTTAAGAGCTTGCAGTGGTCAGCAATGGACACAAGCCCCGCATTCGAGCACTTGGaagccatggaagccatatatAGGTGCAAGATCTCCAAATTTGACCAATTAGATATGGCAGCAAGGCCGACGTCGCTTAGGAGTGTCCTCACTTGGACCTCAACCAGACCAGTGACTTGTTCCGCTGTCGCTTCGAGGAGCTTATTCCATTCCACACTGTGGTAGCTTAAGATCTTCAAAGTCCTGAGATTCTTGGATCTGATAATCAGGGGTCCAAAGTAGTGGTTGTTGTTGTAGAGATCGACGATGTCAATGGTCTTAAGGGTGTACGCAGCGACCCCTGGTCTGATAGGCATGGCAGTGGAGCCTTGAGATGCGTGACATAGATTTCTTCGAGGGAGGAACTGTAATCGAGGATAGCGTTAATCCCCTTGGTACCAAAATGGCAGGAATCACAATAAAACTTCTTCAAACCCTTGCAGCAGTTGATGGCGAAAGATTCCATGCCAACGTCTGTCAAGTCGGGACAAGAAAAGAGCTTGAGGGTAGTGAGGTTAAGAGGGTAGGAAGAGATTAGAACAAGAGCTTCGTCGCCAATGTTTTTGAGGGTGAGTGTAGTGATGGCA
This window harbors:
- the LOC122661767 gene encoding F-box protein At1g47056-like produces the protein MPGGDDAHANLDLLPDECLAYIFDFLGSLDRGNCSLVCRRWLLVEGQNQHHLNLRAESDLLPVIPSLFIRFDAVTQLTLKGTDHRFVDDALVLLSLHCHNLTSLKIDKCHDLIDAGMMAVAVNCKRLKKLSCHSCKFSSKGINAVLDHCSSLQVMSLSGQYNVDPAASAAVPVRSSNLRSLEILADCTGDWDNLLTDIVERTSTGLVEVRLMYFRISDVGLAAISNCSNLERLRLVGNSNCTDNAGIVSIANNCKLLSKLCIHGSNNNNKIDDESLIAIAKGCPNLEELALFGINLTCLSLRLLGANCQNLNYLVLRGSDKIGDAEISCIATTCIALRFLFIIDCPAVTNRGMEVLSAACPNRLRIFLAFKGCTTFRFGG